From the Brassica napus cultivar Da-Ae chromosome A8, Da-Ae, whole genome shotgun sequence genome, one window contains:
- the LOC106359001 gene encoding early nodulin-like protein 1 — protein sequence MGLVKTFDVYLMIVMLAGLVFALGLSNGYKFYVGGKDGWVLTPSEDYSHWSHRNRFQVNDTLYFKYPKGKDSVLEVSEEEYNTCNTTHPITSVSDGGSLFVLSRSGPFFFVSGNSENCLKGQKLAVNVMSTAHHSRSPRQPSPSPSPSPSPTLSPIAWSSPAPSPGVVLSDSEALAPAPEPAKARNSACLVGPGMVSLGLVLFVFIRSMV from the exons ATGGGTTTGGTCAAAACCTTTGATGTTTACTTGATGATTGTGATGTTAGCTGGTTTAGTGTTTGCATTAGGATTATCAAATGGTTACAAGTTCTATGTAGGTGGGAAAGATGGTTGGGTTCTTACTCCTTCCGAGGATTATTCTCATTGGTCTCACCGAAACCGGTTTCAAGTCAACGACACTCTTT ATTTTAAGTACCCCAAGGGAAAAGATTCAGTGTTGGAGGTGAGTGAagaagagtacaacacatgcaaCACGACGCACCCCATAACTTCCGTCTCAGACGGAGGCTCTCTCTTTGTGCTTAGCCGCTCAGGTCCGTTCTTTTTCGTCAGCGGTAACTCGGAAAACTGTCTCAAAGGCCAGAAGCTAGCCGTCAACGTCATGTCGACCGCTCATCACAGCCGCAGTCCTCGTCAGCCATCTCcctcaccatcaccatcaccatcaccgACACTGTCTCCCATCGCTTGGTCATCTCCAGCGCCTTCTCCGGGAGTGGTTCTTTCTGACTCAGAAGCTCTTGCTCCAGCTCCAGAACCCGCCAAAGCTCGCAATTCGGCCTGTTTGGTTGGTCCTGGGATGGTTTCTTTGGGATtagttctctttgttttcataAGGTCCATGGTCTAG
- the LOC106361201 gene encoding probable L-type lectin-domain containing receptor kinase VII.2, whose product MFSKASIFLLFTISQLLPRPISCIDFVYNSNFTTTNTLLIDATVDSPPSILTLTNETTSSIGRGLYPSRIPASSSSSPLPFATSFIFSMAPFKHRLPGHGFAFVFLPSSDTSAAESAQHLGLLNLTNNGDPTNRIFAVEFDVFSNQEFNDINDNHVGVDVNSLTSLSSSVAGFYRDDGSFTELRLNSGDNYQVWIEFNGSAINVTMARAGSLKPLRPLISTPLNLTGVLLGDMFVGFTASTGLLVQSHRILSWSFSNSDFSVGDALITRNLPSFKLRDGSVLNSKGFVAGVSIGAVALLVCVIVVVLYVVRRRERRRRDEDDVEDWETEYWPHRVQYRDVVEATRGFSEENMIGYGGNSKVYRGVLEGKEVAVKRITTSPRDTVAGTSEFLAEVSSLGRLRHKNIVGLRGWCKKGGECLVLVYEYMENGSVDKRLFDCDVTLEWEERMRVIRDVASGMLYLHEGWESKVLHRDIKTSNVLLDKDMNARVGDFGLAKLQNTNKEMVSTTHVVGTAGYMAPELVKTGRASVETDVYSFGVFVLEVVCGRRPIEEGREGIVEWMWGLMERDQVVDGLDERLKLRGRFEVKEVEMALRIGLLCVHPDPRVRPKMRQVVHILEQGRLSDDERESEGMEVSLLERMKSSYLLGTSDGILQQQQHPTFLDVWNSTSHSHSFRSSSSIFQGR is encoded by the coding sequence ATGTTCTCCAAAGCCTCCATCTTTCTACTTTTCACCATATCCCAGTTACTACCCCGACCAATCTCATGCATTGATTTCGTCTACAACTCCAACTTCACCACCACCAACACACTCCTCATCGACGCCACCGTCGACTCTCCGCCGTCAATCCTAACCCTCACCAACGAAACCACTTCCTCCATCGGACGCGGTCTCTACCCTTCAAGAATCcccgcctcctcctcctcatcccCTCTCCCTTTCGCCACGTCATTCATCTTCTCCATGGCCCCTTTCAAACACAGACTCCCAGGCCACGGCTTCGCCTTCGTCTTCCTCCCTTCCTCCGACACCTCCGCCGCCGAGTCGGCTCAGCACCTCGGCCTCCTCAACTTGACCAACAACGGCGACCCTACCAACCGAATCTTCGCAGTCGAGTTCGACGTCTTCTCCAACCAAGAGTTCAACGACATCAACGACAACCACGTCGGCGTCGACGTCAACTCCCTAACCTCCCTTTCATCTTCCGTCGCCGGTTTCTACAGAGACGACGGTTCCTTCACGGAGCTCAGGCTTAACAGTGGAGATAACTATCAGGTCTGGATCGAGTTTAACGGCTCGGCGATCAACGTCACGATGGCTAGAGCCGGCTCGTTGAAACCACTAAGACCTCTCATAAGCACTCCTCTGAACCTCACCGGAGTTTTACTCGGTGACATGTTCGTGGGGTTCACGGCATCCACGGGGCTACTAGTGCAGAGCCACAGGATCCTCTCATGGAGCTTTAGCAACTCTGACTTCTCCGTAGGCGACGCTTTAATCACTAGGAACCTTCCTTCGTTTAAACTACGAGACGGCTCTGTTTTGAACTCTAAAGGGTTCGTCGCTGGGGTCTCTATTGGTGCCGTTGCGTTACTAGTTTGCGTTATTGTGGTTGTTCTCTACGTTGTGAGGAGAAGAGAGCGGAGAAGACGAGACGAAGACGATGTTGAAGATTGGGAGACTGAGTATTGGCCTCATAGAGTGCAATATAGAGACGTTGTGGAAGCTACGAGAGGGTTCTCGGAAGAGAACATGATCGGGTACGGAGGGAACTCGAAGGTGTATAGAGGAGTGTTGGAAGGCAAAGAAGTGGCGGTGAAGAGGATTACGACAAGCCCTCGTGATACCGTGGCTGGGACGAGCGAGTTTTTGGCGGAGGTCTCGAGTTTGGGGAGGTTACGACATAAGAATATAGTGGGGCTTAGAGGTTGGTGTAAGAAAGGAGGTGAGTGTCTTGTCTTGGTGTATGAGTATATGGAGAATGGGAGTGTGGATAAGCGGTTATTTGATTGCGATGTGACGTTGGAGTGGGAGGAGAGGATGAGAGTGATAAGAGACGTAGCTTCGGGGATGTTGTATCTACACGAAGGGTGGGAGTCAAAGGTGTTGCACAGAGATATCAAGACGAGCAATGTGTTGCTTGACAAGGATATGAACGCTAGAGTTGGCGATTTCGGGTTGGCTAAGTTGCAGAATACTAATAAAGAGATGGTTAGTACGACGCACGTGGTtggaacagcgggttacatggcGCCTGAGTTGGTTAAGACAGGGAGAGCATCTGTGGAGACGGATGTGTACAGCTTTGGAGTGTTTGTGTTGGAGGTAGTGTGTGGGAGGAGGCCAATAGAGGAAGGAAGGGAAGGGATAGTGGAGTGGATGTGGGGACTGATGGAGAGAGACCAAGTGGTTGATGGTTTGGACGAGAGGTTAAAGCTGAGAGGAAGGTTTGAGGTAAAGGAAGTAGAGATGGCTTTGAGGATAGGACTCTTGTGTGTGCATCCTGATCCGAGGGTGAGGCCGAAGATGAGACAAGTGGTGCATATATTGGAGCAAGGGAGGTTGAGTGATGATGAGAGGGAGAGTGAAGGTATGGAAGTGAGCTTGTTGGAGAGGATGAAGAGTTCTTATTTGTTGGGAACTAGTGATGGAatactacaacaacaacaacatcccaCGTTTTTAGATGTATGGAACTCGACTTCTCATTCTCATTCCTTTAGGAGTTCTAGTTCTATTTTTCAAGGAAGGTGA